The Lactuca sativa cultivar Salinas chromosome 2, Lsat_Salinas_v11, whole genome shotgun sequence genome includes a window with the following:
- the LOC111904831 gene encoding (S)-8-oxocitronellyl enol synthase CYC2: MPRVALIVGVTGMVGVTMTEVLKKPTTLGAPWTVYGVSRRPLPTWFPSSFLDKHIILDTLNQENTHKILSPLSTQITHLFWLAIYANESEDLSISMNSTMLCNVLRALTSSPKSSLSHVALQTGTKQYLGPIYDPILSSQIHPHEPPFKEDYPRLQFPNFYYALEDIIFSYSKSLTYSIHRSSIIIGASSRSFYNALLTLSVYALVCKHENYPFRYLGNEFTWGHFCDASDARVLAEQQIWASVTNSAKNQAFNCTNGDVFTWKMLWKVLCDEFGVEFVALDEKDKLTYVDFMKDKGEVWERIVEENGLYKTKMEEITCFGATDAVLNFQIQHVCCMNKSREFGFLGHANTLASIKMWIEKLRQMKILP; the protein is encoded by the exons ATGCCACGGGTCGCTCTCATCGTTGGGGTCACTGGCATGGTGGGTGTAACCATGACGGAGGTCTTGAAGAAGCCAACGACATTAGGTGCTCCTTGGACGGTCTACGGTGTCTCACGACGGCCCTTACCCACCTGGTTTCCATCTTCCTTCCTTGATAAACACATAATTTTGGACACCCTAAACCaagaaaacacacacaaaatCCTCTCTCCACTCTCGACCCAAATCACCCATCTTTTCTGGTTAGCTATATATGCCAACGAAAGTGAAGATTTAAGCATTTCCATGAATTCCACTATGTTATGCAATGTCCTTCGTGCTTTGACTTCTTCACCAAAGTCAAGTCTTAGTCATGTAGCATTACAAACAGGCACAAAACAGTATTTGGGACCGATTTATGATCCTATCCTTTCAAGCCAAATACACCCTCATGAACCACCTTTCAAAGAGGATTACCCTAGATTACAATTTCCAAACTTTTACTATGCTTTGGAAGATATTATATTTTCATACTCAAAATCTTTGACCTATTCTATACACCGCTCTTCCATAATCATTGGTGCATCTTCAAGAAGTTTTTATAACGCACTTCTTACTCTCTCGGTGTATGCTCTAGTCTGCAAACATGAAAACTATCCTTTCAG GTACTTGGGCAACGAGTTCACGTGGGGTCACTTTTGCGATGCATCTGATGCTAGAGTGCTAGCCGAGCAGCAAATATGGGCTTCAGTTACAAACAGTGCTAAGAATCAAGCTTTTAATTGCACAAATGGTGATGTGTTTACATGGAAAATGTTGTGGAAAGTACTTTGTGATGAGTTTGGTGTTGAGTTTGTGGCATTAGATGAGAAAGATAAGTTAACTTATGTGGACTTTATGAAAGACAAAGGAGAAGTTTGGGAAAGAATCGTGGAAGAAAATGGATTGTACAAGACCAAAATGGAGGAGATCACTTGCTTTGGCGCAACAGATGCTGTTTTAAATTTTCAGATTCAACATGTTTGCTGCATGAATAAGAGTCGAGAGTTTGGGTTTTTAGGACATGCAAATACACTTGCGAGCATAAAAATGTGGATTGAGAAACTAAGACAAATGAAAATACTTCCGTAG
- the LOC111904832 gene encoding (S)-8-oxocitronellyl enol synthase CYC2 → MEQGNPIPRVALVVGVTGMVGITLTEALKKPLALGGPWAVYGVSRRPLPTWFPSSLLDKHIMLDTLNPENTNKILSPLSNQITHLFWIAIYANESEDLSISMNSTMLCNVLGALTLSPNSNLSHVALQTGTKQYLGPIYDPILSRKIIPHEPPFKEDYPRLQFPNFYYALEDIIFSYSKSLTYSIHRSSIIIGASSRSFYNALLTLSVYALVCKHENYPFRYLGNKFTWGHFCDASDARVLAEQQIWASITNSAKNQAFNCTNGDVFTWKMLWGVLCDEFSVEFVPFDEKHKFSYVDFMKDKGHVWEKIVEENGLYKTKMEEITCFGAMDAVSNFQIQHVCSMNKSREFGFLGHANTLASIKMWIKKLRQMKILP, encoded by the exons ATGGAGCAAGGAAACCCAATACCACGGGTGGCTCTCGTCGTTGGGGTCACTGGCATGGTGGGTATAACATTGACCGAGGCCTTGAAGAAGCCATTGGCATTAGGTGGTCCTTGGGCGGTCTATGGTGTCTCACGACGGCCCTTACCCACCTGGTTCCCATCTTCCCTCCTAGACAAACACATCATGTTGGACACCCTAAACCCTGAAAACACAAACAAAATCCTCTCTCCACTCTCGAACCAAATCACTCATCTGTTCTGGATAGCTATATATGCCAACGAAAGTGAAGATCTAAGCATTTCCATGAACTCCACTATGCTATGCAATGTTCTTGGTGCTTTGACTTTGTCACCAAACTCGAATCTTAGTCATGTAGCATTGCAAACAGGCACAAAACAATATTTGGGACCGATTTATGATCCTATCCTTTCAAGGAAAATAATCCCTCATGAACCACCATTCAAAGAGGATTACCCTAGATTACAATTTCCAAACTTTTACTATGCTTTGGAAGATATTATATTTTCATACTCAAAATCTTTAACCTATTCTATACACCGCTCTTCCATAATCATTGGCGCATCTTCAAGAAGTTTTTATAACGCACTTCTTACACTCTCTGTGTATGCTCTAGTCTGCAAACATGAAAACTATCCATTCAG GTACTTGGGCAACAAGTTCACGTGGGGCCATTTTTGTGATGCATCGGATGCTAGAGTACTAGCTGAGCAGCAAATATGGGCTTCAATCACAAACAGTGCTAAGAATCAAGCTTTTAACTGCACAAATGGTGATGTGTTTACATGGAAAATGTTGTGGGGAGTACTTTGTGATGAGTTTAGTGTTGAGTTTGTGCCATTTGATGAGAAACATAAGTTTAGTTATGTGGACTTTATGAAAGACAAAGGACATGTATGGGAAAAAATCGTGGAAGAAAATGGATTGTACAAGACCAAAATGGAGGAGATCACTTGCTTTGGCGCAATGGATGctgtttcaaattttcaaattcaacatGTTTGCAGCATGAATAAGAGTCGAGAATTTGGGTTTTTAGGACATGCAAATACACTTGCAAGCATCAAAATGTGGATCAAGAAACTAAGACAAATGAAAATACTTCCGTAA